In Actinoplanes octamycinicus, the genomic window AGATCGCGCAGCGGGCCGGGGTCGGGCACGGCGCGCTCTACCGGAACTATCCGTCGCGCGAGGTGCTGATTCTGGACATCTACGCCGAGGAGATCGACACGCTGGCCGGCGTGGTGCCCGAGCTGCTCGCCACGCTGTCGCCGGTGGAGGCGCTGCGGCGCTGGACCCTCGACCTGGTCGCCGCGATGCGCAAGAACCACTCTCTCGGCGTGGCCCTGAGCCCGGACGCGCACCGGTCGATCACCGAGCAGAGCTACGGCCCGGTGATCGCGGTGATCATCTAGCTCCTGAAGGCCGGCAAGGCCGACGGCAGCATCCGCGCGGACGCTGAGCCGGGTGACTTTCTGCAGCTCACCGAGGCGCTGTGGCGGGCCGCCCCGGACCGCTCGGAGCCGATCCTGACCCTGATCCTGGACGGCCTCGCCGCCCCGGGTCGCAGCCGCTGAGGTCAGAGGCGTTCGAGCAGCTGCGCCTTCTTCCGCGCGAATTCCTCGTCGGTGAGGATGCCGGCGTCACGCAGCGAGGCGAGCTTGGTGAGCTGCTCGACGACATCCGGTTGAGCCGTGATCGCGGCCGGCGTCGGCGCGGGCGCCCCGAACTTGCTTTCGCTGGATCACTGACGAGGCGAGGTCAAGGATCTTCTCGGTCACACCGGCGCGGGCTCGGCGGGCGTGGGAGTGACGGTGACGACCTGCCGGCTCTCGAGCAGGACCGAGAAGACCAGGAACAGCTTCTCCGGCAGCTCGATGACGGACTGATTGCCGTCGGCCCAGTCCACGCGGACCGTGCGCGGGGGTTTCATGGCGGCCCCGAGGCCGGCGCCGACCGCCTTGCCGAGCATCCCGGGCAGGGCGGCCTTCGCGGCGGCCTGACCGACGGCGCCGGCGAGACCTTCGCTGCTCGGCAGTTCCTCCCACTTCAGGACGGTCTCGGTGGTCAGCTTGAACCGCTTGAACGGGTTGATCGGGTGGGGGATGGAGAGTCCCTTGTGGTCGGAATCGACGCTGCAGTCCGCCAGATGGCCGCCCACTACACGTCCCTGATTAGACAGCCCCATGAATGCCACTCGTGAACCGTAGATCAACTTCTCGGGGCCCCGCAATTGTCGTACGTATGAATGCGCCTAGCTCGATAAGCCAGAATCGGTGACAAGTGGAGATGTCTCCGCTTGCTCGTGCTGAAGCGGAGCGGTTTCCGTTGGCGTGGGGGCTGGCTGACGTCCTGCTTACCGGCGGCTCTGGCTACATCGGCAGTTGGTGCGTGCTGGTGCTGCTCAGCGCCGGGTTATCGGTGCGTACGACGGTGCGGGCCCGGCTCGCGAGCCGTGGGTGCGGGCGATGCTGCGGCGCGGCGGTGCGGACGCCCGGGGCGGAGCTCCAGGTGGTGCGGGCCGACCTGAGCGGCGACGACGGGAGGCGGTCGCCGGGTGCGAGGCGGTGCTGCACGTCGCGTCGCCGACGCCGACCCGGCAGCCGCGCACCGACGACGGGATGATGACCGAGCCGGCCGCGGCTGGGGAGCGGTTCATCGCGACCCGCCGGGCACAGCCTGTGGCAGCGCGACGTGGCCGCGATCCCGCGCGAGCGGCTCGGGGAACGGGCCGCCAAGGTGCCGACCCGCGAGATGCCGATGCTGGTGGCGCGGGCCCTGACCCGGGTCGACCCGGAGATGCGGGGACTGCGGATGCTGCTGGGCCGCAACCTCGACGCGACCTCGGCGAAGGCGGAACGCGTGCTCGGTTGGAAGGCCCGCTCGATCGAGGACACCATCGTGGATACGGCGGAAAGTTTGCTCGGCCTCCCGGAATGACGAGATCGCTCGTCACCGTGCCGCGCAGGCGCAGGCACCGCCCGAGCAGCCGGTCCGGTGCCGGCGTCGCGACGCCCACCACCAGGCGCCCGCCGCCGTCGCGGTGAGCGCGACGGCGACACCCGGCAGCCATGAGCCGGCCGCGGCCCAGCCCGCGCCGGACAGGACCCCGGCCGCGAGCAGCGCCGGGATCGCGCAGCAGGCGGCGCAGGCGAGGCCGGCCAGCCCGGTCAGCCCGGTCAGCCCGGCCAGCCCGGACGGCAACAGGCGGCGGGCGTGGTCAGCGAGGGTCGGCATCGGGTGCTCCCACGGCGATGGTCGCGAACGGGATCGGGCAGCACGGCCGGCCGGCGCAGGTGACCAGGTCGTCGCAGCCGGCGTCGACGGCCTGCCGCAGCGTCGAGGCGATCACCTGCAGGTCAGCGATCTTCGCCTCCACCTCGGTGAGCTTGGCCCTGGCCCGCTCCTGAAGCCCGGCGTCCCGGCGGCCGTGCCGGTGACCGCCGCTGGTGAGCAGGTCGGCGACCTCGTCCAGGGTGAACCCGAGCCGCTGCGCCGCCTTGATCACCCGCAGCACGGTGACCGCCTCCGGCGGGTAGAGCCGGTGCCCGCCGAGGCTGCGTTCCGGCTCGGCGAGCAGGCCCCGCCGCTCGTAATAGCGCAGCGTCTGCAGGTTGACGCCGGCCGCGTCGGCGACCTGGCCGCTGCGCAGCCCGCTCACGACCGCACCCGGCCGGCGGCCCGCTGCTGCAGTGCGTCCAGGATCTCGGCCTGCGCGCCGGGAACCTCGATCTGCACGCACAGTGCGTCGTCGCTCGCCTGGAAGCGGAAGGTGAATGAGCAGCACTCGCTCTCCCGGGCGGTTAAATCTCGGACGGTCGCCTCGGATGCCGGGTCCAGGTCCCAGCACAGGGTGGTGGGCGACAGGCGCCGCTGGCCGAGCAGCGCGGTCGCGAACAGATCGTCGAATTCGGCCAGCCGCGACGGCCGGTCGGCGGTGGGCAGGGTGCAGAGGTCCATGCCCTGACGGTAAGCCTGTACCCAGGTACCGGATGCAAGCCCGCTCAGGCATCCGGATCGAGGAGGCAGCCGCGCCGACCGGCCGGCCCCGATGGAATCGCCCGCCGGGGTCGATGCGAAATATCTGCCCACGTGGCAACCTCGGTATCTGTGCTTGGACCTGCCCCGGATCGTCGCCGCGGAGGCGTTCCCGCCCGCCGGCCGGGCGCCCGCCTCGCTGCCCGCCCGTTGCTCGTCCGGCGGGCCGCGCTCGCGGTGGTGCTGGCCCTGACCGGCTGCGCGGGCCCGATCCGGGCCGAGCGGGACAGCCCGGTGGTGGTCACGCTGGGCGATTCGGTGCCGGCCGGCACCAACTGCTCCTGTACGCCGTTCCCCGACCTGTACGCCCGGATGCTCTCGCCGCGCGCCCGGTCGGTGAACCTGGCCCAGTCCGGCTTCACCACCGCCGACGTGCAGGAGCAGCTCGGCCGCGGCGGGGTCCGGGACAGCGTGCGCGCGGCCAGCGTGGTGCTGGTGATGGCGGGTGCCAACGACATGGCCGCGGCGTTCGACGAGGGCGACGATTTCGGTACGGCCGCGCAGCGGGTGGGCGACGCGATGGCGTCGATCGTCGCCGCCGTGCGCCGGGAGCACGGTTCGCCGGTCACCGTTCTGGTCCTCGGCTACTGGAACGTGGTGAAGGACGGCGCGGTCGGGCTCGAAGCGTACGGCGCGGACGGCCTGCGGACGGCGAAGCAGGCGACGAGTTACGACAACGACGCGCTGCGGCAGGCCGCCGAGCAGGCCGGGGCCACCTATCTGACCACGTCGCCGCTGTTCACCGCCGACCCGACCGCGCTGCTCGCCGACGACGGCGACCACCCGAACGCGGCCGGCCACCAGGCCATCGCCCGGATGCTCTACGGCGTCGACCCACACCCGTAGGCTCTCCCACTTCGTCGAGTCTGCTTTCCGGCACGCTCTACTTCGTCGCGGTCGCTTTCCGGCTCGCTTTGCTTTTTCGCGGCTGCTTGCCGGCACGCTTCACTTCTTCGCGGCTGCTTTCTTGTACGCCGCCGCCAGCGTGTGGAACGCCTCCTTCGCCGTCCAGTGCCAGTCGGAAGTGGGGTCGCCGGGCCGGTCCCGGATCGGTTTGACGATCCCGTAGCTGGCCATGTCCAGGTCGTAGCGCGGCTCGCGGCGATGCTCGGCCTCCGGGGTGACGAAGGTGAAGGCCAGCGCCGAGTAGAGGTTCAGCGACTCGAACGCGGCGAGGACGCTCGCCAGGTAGTCGGCCTGGGTTCGCTCGCTGCGTACCAGGTCGCCCTTGATCTCCGGCGGCTCCTTGGTGTAGTCGACGACGTTCCACGCCATGCCACCCTGCTCCGGCGCGCCGCGGAACGTGCAGCAACCGAACTCCATGATCGCCAGCGGCTTGCCGGGCCGGACGTGGCGCCGGATGTCGCGCACGTAGTCGGCGTGCCGCCGGAAGTATCCGTAGTAGTCGAGCCCGACGATGTCGAACAGATCCCAGTCGACGTCCTCGTCCTCCGCCGCCGCGTAGGTCAGCCGGCCGTGGAAGACCGACCGGCCGACGGCGGCCGCGCGCGCGGTGAACCGGCGCAGCTCACGGACCATCCGGTCCGGATCGAAGGTGCCGTTCAGCAGGTTCTCGATCCGCTCCAGCACCGTGTCGCCGGGCACGATCCCCGGCACGAACAGCATGAACTCACAACCGACGCTGAGATGGACGGCCGCTCCTTGGCGGCGCAGCCGCTCAGCGGACCGACCGGTCTCGGCGAGGTGGTCGAGAATCTCCGCGGGCGGCCGGTCGCCGAGGGTCGGCTCCAGCCAGACGTGCAGCCCGCGCTCCACCGCCTCGGTCGCGGTGGCGGTGAGCTCCTCGACACCCGAGCCGGTGACCTTGACCGAGCTGGCGTGCAGGTCGTGCCGGATGGCCCGCATGTCGTGCCGCACCCGCCGCCGGCTCCAGCCCTCGCCGACCTCGTAGACCACCCCGCGCAGCGCCAGCCCTCGCCGCGCCGCATTTGCTTTGCTATCAGCGGCCCCGACACTCGCTCCAGCACCGGTGGCCGCCGCAGCCGCCCCGGCACCGGTCGCCGCCTCCGTGCCGGCCGCGGCACCGGCCGCCGTCGCGCTCGCCGCGGCGCCGGTCGCCGGCAGCAGCAGCCCGCCGCCCGCCGCCGCGGCCAGCCCGAGGAACTCCGCTCGCGTGATACCCATGTGACGCCTCCCTTTTCCGGATGCGTCCAGGCTCGTGCACCGGCTGGGCAGCGGCGACTGTCGATCGTCTAGGCGGTGCCGACCAAGGTATATGTCGCTAGAGACCGCAGGCGGTGGCCACCGCGTGGGCGTCCGCCGGATCGCCGTGGCGGACCAGGGCCGCCGCGAAGCAGCGGCCGATCCGCAGTGCCGGCTGCTCGCCGGACGCGGTCTCCAACAGGGTGTGGAGAGTGGTGAAGTCGCCGATCTCGGCCGCCGCCGCGGCGAGCCAGGCGGCCCACCGGGCGCCGGTCACCGGCTCCGGGAAGCGGCCGAGCAGCCCCGCGGCGGTGGCCCGGCCGGCCGGACCGAGGCGGACGGCCAGCGTGGTGCCAGCCGGTGGCCAGTCGCTCGACCGCGCCACGACCGTCTCGAAGAACTCGGCGAACAGGTCCGGGTCGCGGTCGGGGAGGTCGGCCTCGGCGGCCACCGCGATCAGCCGCCGCGCGATGGGCAGCCGCACGCCCGGCGCCATCGCCGCGGCCCTGCTCAGGACGGCCGTCGCCTCGCCCGCCCGATCGATCGCGAGCAGCCCGGCCGCCACGCCGGCGTCAACCTGCAGCCGCAGGCTGGCCCGCAGCCTCGGGCGCAGCGCCGCCGCGCGCGAACCGATGATCTCGGTGCGCAGCGCCGGGTCGGCCACCACGAGCATGCGGTGCAGGGTGGCGGTGACATGATCGCCCAGCTCCTGGGGCAGGACCCCCGGGCTCTCCAGCACGTCGAGCAGGGCGCGCAGGCGCTGCCCGGTGGCCTCCTCGGGATGGTCGCCGAGCCAGCTCATGATCTCCCCGGCCAGCTCGGCCGGGCCGAACCACGCGGTGCGGCGGGCGCCCATCTTGGCCGCCTCGGCCAGCGCGTCGTCGACCCGGCCGGCACTGAGCAGCACCCGGGCGAACCGGCGCTGATGGATCGCCTGCTGGTGCCGCTCGCGGCTCGCTTTCGGACAGCGGCGGAATGCGGACACCACGGCCGGCGCCTCCGGCCCGTCGGTGACCACCTCCGCCACGGCGACGATGGCCTGCTGCCGGGCGGTCGGCTCCAGCCGCGCCGCCAGCTCCAACGCCTCCGTCGCCCGCCCGGCCTCGGCGAGCGCCCGGGCCAGCGGCACCGCCTCGAACAGCGCGAACTCGTCGTCCAGCGCACCGCACCGCCGGTCGATCTCGGCCAGCCCCAGCGGCCCGAGCAAAGCGGCGGCGCCGGCCAGGCAGGTGCGATCGTTCAGGCGTGGGCGGTGGCCCTCAGCCCCGGCCTCAGTCCCGGCCCCAGCCTCAGTCCCGGCCCCGGTCGGAGTCCTGGCCCCGGCCTCAGTCCCGGCCCAGGCCCCGGCCTCAGTATCGGCCTCCGCATCAGCCCCGGCTCCGGACCCGCCCACAGCCCCGCCCTCAGCCAGGATGCCGGCCCAGAGGTCCAGGCGCTCCGGCTCGCCGCGATGCGCCTCGGCCAGCCCGGCCAGGACCCTGGAGATGCGGTAGGCCCGATAGTTGCGATACGCCATAGGCGGCCGATCCTCATACTCCCGGACCACGAGCGCCGCGCGCAGCAGCGCCTCCTCGGTCTCGTCCGACCCGGCGGCCAGCCGGGCGAACGCCGCCGGTACCGGAGACGTCTCCGAGGACACCTCGACCCGGCCGTTGTCGATGGCCGCGGTCACCACGGCTCGCACCTGCTTGCGAGGGAGACGGCTCGCCACCGCCGGCAACGCGTCGGGCACGTCCCGCTCGCCCCGCAACACGGCGACCAGCTGACCGGCGGCGGCCTCCGGATCGCCGCTGTCGAGGAGCGCGCCGGCCCAAGCGACCCGCTCGGCGGCCGACGGCGGCGGCACGTCCCCGGCCGCGAACCGGTCGAGAATCTGGCGGGCCGATCCCAGGAGCGCTGAACTCATGCCGCGGATCGTAACGACGCCCTCCGACAACAATCGGCGCCCGTCTACGACCCGATGGCGATCCGTGCGTCGGTACGGTCGGCGTACCCGTTGATCGTGCTGGCCAGTAGCTGCGCGTCGACGCCCGCGGCCGGCAGCAGGGCCCGGTCGCCGCCGCGGAAGCCGCGCTTGCGCACCAGGTCGGGGCGGGCCAGGCGGAGCGCCACCTGGTGCGCCTTGCGCGGGAAGGCGGCGGGCGCGGTGTCCAGGGCGTCCCAGGGGATGAAGAGATCTCCGTACGGCTGCCGGTCGGTGATGCCGGCCGGGGTGAGCCGTACCCCGAAGCGGCCGAGCGCCGCCCGCCAGAGGGCGGCCTGCTGACCGCCGACGAGCGCGATGACGGCCACGGTGAACCACAGTTCCGGCCCCGCTTCGAGGTACCGGATCATCCCGCCCACGATGTGCACGGCGACGAACGTGTAGCCGGCGGCGCCCAGGACCGCACTCGGATTCGCGGGAACGTCGAGGGCGGGCACCTCGGGCCGGGCCACCAGCCACGCGGGCCGGTACCGCTGGCCGGCGACCGCCGCGCCCAGGATGAACGGGACCGCGGGCAGTGCGGCGACCAGGAGGCTGAACCGCAGGGCATGACCATTCCCGGCGGTCTGTCGCAGCACCTGGAGGGCGACCGCGGTGAGCAGCGCCGCGACCAGCACCGCCACCCGCCGCCGAGCCTCCCAGCCGAAGAAGTTGATCATCATGCGCGCAGGGTAACCGGCGGAGCCGCTGCTCACGGCACGGGAGGACCAGCAGCGTGATCGGAATCCCGAGCAGGGGCGGGTCGTACCGGAAACTCTGGCGGATCGGGCCGTCAGTGGCCCGTCAGCCGGCGGCGAAGGTGGAAATTCATCCGCTCCGGACGACGTGAGGCGTCGGATCGACCGTCATCGTCGGTGGTGATTCGGCCCGGTCGGTGACCGCGGCATGTGGTGTCACACGGCCGTCCAGGTGATGTCCCTTCAGCGTTGCGGGGAAGTCATGGCAGATGTCAGAGAAGCACCGTCGAAGCCCGAGGCCACCGCCAGTCTGGGCCTGCCCCAGGCCACCGCGCTGATCCTGGGCAGCATCATCGGGGTCGGCATCTTCAACCTGCCGTACTCCCTGGCCTCCATCGGACCGATCAGCATCGTCGCGATGGTGCTGACCACGCTCGGCGCGGTCGCGCTGGCGATGATGTTCGCGGCGCTGTCCCGGCGGCTTCCCGCCGACGGCGGACCCTATGCGTACGCCCGAGCCGCCTTCGGCAACAGCACCGGTTTCGTGAACGCGTGGTCGTACTGGATCACGGCCTGGGCCGGGAACGCGGCGATCGTCACCGGCTGGGTCTTCTACGTCGAGAAGTTCCTCAACCAGGATCATGTGGCCGGCTGGTCGATCCTGATCGCCCTGGTCGGTCTCTGGATCCCGGCGGCGATCAACCTGAGCGGCGTCAAGAACACCGGCGCCGTCCAGCTGTGGACGTCGATCATCAAGTACGTGCCGCTGGCGCTGATGTCGACGGTCGGCCTGCTCGCGATCAGCTCCGGCAACTTCTCGCCGTGGAACGTCAGCGGCGAGTCGGACCTGCGCGCGATCGGCAGCGCGATGGCGATCTGCCTGTTCAGCTATCTCGGTGTGGAGGCGGCCGCGGTCGCCGCGGCGAAGGTTCGCGACCCGGAACGCAACATCCCCAGGGCCACGCTGCTCGGCACGCTGGGCGCCTCGGTGGTCTACCTGCTCTCGATGGTCGCCGTGTTCGGCACGGTGCCGACCACCGAGCTGGCCAAGGACGAGAACAAGGCGTCGTACTCGGTGGCGGCCGACGCGATGGTCGGCGGCGGCACCTGGGCCGGCAACCTGGTGGCGCTCGCCGTGATCGTTTCCGGGATCGGCGCGCTCAACGGCTGGATCATGATCTGCGCCGAGATGCCGCTGGCCGCCGCGAAGGACGGCCTGTTCCCGGCGGCGTTCGGCCGGATCTCCCGGCGCGGGGTGCCGGCGGTCAGCATCATCGCCTCCACCGTGCTGGGCAGCGTCGCCATGGCGGTGAGCTTCATGGGGACGAGCGGCGCCACCGTCTTCAACACCCTGGTGCTGATGACCGGCATCACCGCCGCGATCCCGTACGCGTTCTCCGCCCTGGCCCAGCTGAAGTGGCGGCTGCGTGACCGCCGTGAGCTGCACACGCCACGCTTCGCCCGGGACGCGACCGTCGCGGTCCTCGCCCTGATCTTCTCCGTCCTGTTCATCTGGTGCTCCCGCAACACGGGTGCGGACAACTGGTACGAGGTCTGGGGCCCGTTCCTGATGGCGGGCGCGGCCATGCTCATCGGCATACCGGTCTACCTGCGCATGCGTACCCGGATGACGGAACCGCCGCCGGTGCCGCCCTACCACTGACCCGGAAAGGATCCCCATGCGCATCGTGATCGCCATCGGCGGCAACGCCCTGCTGGAGCGTGGCCAGAAACCCGACGCCGCGGTCCAGCGGGACAACGCCCGCCGAGCTGTCGAGGCCCTGGCCCCGCTGGCCGCCCGGCACGAGCTGGTCATCACCCACGGCAACGGCCCGCAGGTCGGCATGCTCGCCCTGGAGAGCGCCAACGATCCGGAGCTGGAACGGCCGTACCCGCTGGACGTGCTCGGCGCGCAGACCCAGGGCATGATCGGCTACTGGCTGCTGCAGGGCCTGCAGAACGCGCTGCCCGGGCGGCAGGTCGCGGCGATCGTCAACCAGACCCTGGTCTCGGCCGCCGACCCGGCGTTCGCGTCGCCGACCAAGTTCGTCGGGCAGGTCTACGACGAGGCGACCGCGCACCGGCTGG contains:
- a CDS encoding MerR family transcriptional regulator yields the protein MSGLRSGQVADAAGVNLQTLRYYERRGLLAEPERSLGGHRLYPPEAVTVLRVIKAAQRLGFTLDEVADLLTSGGHRHGRRDAGLQERARAKLTEVEAKIADLQVIASTLRQAVDAGCDDLVTCAGRPCCPIPFATIAVGAPDADPR
- a CDS encoding TetR/AcrR family transcriptional regulator, with amino-acid sequence MVRSDARRNRAGILVAAREALTEDDNASMNQIAQRAGVGHGALYRNYPSREVLILDIYAEEIDTLAGVVPELLATLSPVEALRRWTLDLVAAMRKNHSLGVALSPDAHRSITEQSYGPVIAVII
- a CDS encoding SGNH/GDSL hydrolase family protein, encoding MLVRRAALAVVLALTGCAGPIRAERDSPVVVTLGDSVPAGTNCSCTPFPDLYARMLSPRARSVNLAQSGFTTADVQEQLGRGGVRDSVRAASVVLVMAGANDMAAAFDEGDDFGTAAQRVGDAMASIVAAVRREHGSPVTVLVLGYWNVVKDGAVGLEAYGADGLRTAKQATSYDNDALRQAAEQAGATYLTTSPLFTADPTALLADDGDHPNAAGHQAIARMLYGVDPHP
- a CDS encoding SHOCT domain-containing protein yields the protein MTAQPDVVEQLTKLASLRDAGILTDEEFARKKAQLLERL
- a CDS encoding APC family permease, translating into MADVREAPSKPEATASLGLPQATALILGSIIGVGIFNLPYSLASIGPISIVAMVLTTLGAVALAMMFAALSRRLPADGGPYAYARAAFGNSTGFVNAWSYWITAWAGNAAIVTGWVFYVEKFLNQDHVAGWSILIALVGLWIPAAINLSGVKNTGAVQLWTSIIKYVPLALMSTVGLLAISSGNFSPWNVSGESDLRAIGSAMAICLFSYLGVEAAAVAAAKVRDPERNIPRATLLGTLGASVVYLLSMVAVFGTVPTTELAKDENKASYSVAADAMVGGGTWAGNLVALAVIVSGIGALNGWIMICAEMPLAAAKDGLFPAAFGRISRRGVPAVSIIASTVLGSVAMAVSFMGTSGATVFNTLVLMTGITAAIPYAFSALAQLKWRLRDRRELHTPRFARDATVAVLALIFSVLFIWCSRNTGADNWYEVWGPFLMAGAAMLIGIPVYLRMRTRMTEPPPVPPYH